One window of Saccharomyces kudriavzevii IFO 1802 strain IFO1802 genome assembly, chromosome: 10 genomic DNA carries:
- the JSN1 gene encoding Jsn1p (similar to Saccharomyces cerevisiae JSN1 (YJR091C) and PUF2 (YPR042C); ancestral locus Anc_7.462), whose protein sequence is MDKSKQMNVNSLSNIPEVIDPGITIPIYEEEYENNGESANGQLQQQPQKLGSYRSRAGKFSNTLSNLLPSISAKLHHSKKNSHGKNAAEFSSSNNSSQSTVASKTPRASPSRSKMMGSSIDGVTMDRSGSLTPPQDMEKLVHFPDSTNSFLIPAPRGSSDSYNLPHQISRTRNNTMSSQITSISSITPKPRTSSGIWSSNASANDPMQQHLMQQLQPTTSNNTNNSNTLNDYSAKSAYFDNLVSTSASQMMDNKMNANSLAIPNSLWSNTRQRSQSNASSIYTDAPLYEQPARASISSHYTMPTQESPLVADEIDPQSINWVTTDLTVPSINQISNLLPTNTVSISNVFPLQHQQPQLNNAINLTSTSLATLCSKYGEVISARTLRNLNMALVEFASVESAIKALDSLQGKEVSMIGTPSKLSFAKILPMHQQPPQFLLNSQGLPLGSENNNLQPQPLLQEQLFNGSVTFQQQGNVSVPVFNQQPQQLQHQNHHSGPTGFNSVLHGYNNNNNVHGNNSNSANEKEQCPFPLPPPGINDKEDSLKGIIEFFKANADEYQMNSLITKSLNHEGTSDTQNFGPLPEPLSVREFDPPKLRELRKSIDSNSFSDLEIEQLAIAMLDELPELSSDYLGNTIVQKLFEHSSDIIKDIMLRKTSKYLTSMGVHKNGTWACQKMITMAHTPRQIMQVAQGVKDYCTPLINDQFGNYVIQCVLKFGFPWNQFIFESIIANFWVTVQNRYGARAVRACLEAHDIITQEQSVVLSAMIVVYAEYLSTNSNGALLVTWFLDTSVLPNRHSILAPRLTKRIVELCGHRLASLTILKILNYRGDDNARKIILDSLFGNIKISPDSLPPNELKRLLCETSYGPTFVHKVLAMPLLEDDLRAHIIKQVRNVLIDSTPMQPSRRLLEEVGLALPSSTHNKTKQQQQQHHNNSISHVFATPDASGQHIRGLSVSSVKSGGSKHTTMNTAVNTGSSASALSPGQPLNVNSTMGYFSYPGVFPASGFSGNANNGYTINSDDLSSQFDMLNFNNGTRLSLPQLSLTNHNNTTTELLNSIGASKTPKNNNNKKNYNDDNAAFETMTLHSAN, encoded by the coding sequence ATGGATAAAAGTAAACAGATGAACGTCAACAGCCTGTCCAACATTCCTGAGGTGATTGATCCAGGTATCACTATCCCGATATACGAGGAAGAGTACGAGAATAATGGAGAAAGTGCTAATGGTCAATTGCAGCAGCAGCCGCAGAAGCTTGGATCATATAGGTCCCGTGCGGGGAAATTCTCTAATACGTTGAGCAACCTTTTGCCGTCCATCAGCGCCAAGCTGcatcattcaaagaaaaatagccATGGTAAGAACGCAGCTGAGTTTTCCTCCAGTAACAATAGTTCTCAGTCTACGGTGGCGTCCAAAACCCCGAGAGCTAGTCCTTCCAGAAGTAAGATGATGGGTAGCTCTATAGACGGTGTAACTATGGATAGATCGGGCAGCTTGACTCCTCCTCAAGACATGGAAAAATTGGTGCATTTCCCGGACTCGACTAATAGTTTCTTAATTCCTGCTCCCAGAGGATCTAGTGACTCGTATAACTTGCCACACCAGATCTCGAGGACAAGAAATAATACCATGTCTTCTCAAATCACTTCCATATCGTCAATTACTCCCAAACCTCGTACTTCGAGCGGGATATGGTCTTCCAATGCCAGTGCCAACGACCCCATGCAGCAACATCTTATGCAACAATTGCAACCCACAACAAGCAATAACACCAACAATTCAAATACGCTTAACGACTACTCAGCGAAAAGCGCATACTTTGACAACTTGGTATCCACTAGTGCAAGCCAAATGATGGATAATAAGATGAATGCGAACAGCTTGGCTATTCCAAACTCCCTTTGGTCAAACACAAGACAAAGGTCTCAATCAAATGCCTCTAGCATCTATACAGACGCTCCACTGTACGAACAACCCGCTCGCGCTAGTATCTCGTCGCATTATACTATGCCAACACAGGAATCTCCATTGGTTGCCGATGAAATTGATCCGCAATCCATTAACTGGGTGACAACGGACCTCACTGTACCATCAATAAACCAAATATCCAATCTGCTACCCACCAATACTGTCTCCATTTCAAACGTTTTCCCCTTGCAACATCAGCAACCCCAGTTAAATAATGCGATAAATTTAACAAGCACTTCCTTGGCCACTTTATGCTCCAAGTATGGTGAAGTCATATCGGCCAGAACTTTGAGAAATTTAAATATGGCTTTAGTTGAATTTGCTTCAGTGGAAAGCGCCATAAAGGCCCTTGATAGTCTACAGGGTAAGGAGGTCTCCATGATTGGAACACCAAGTAAACTTTCGTTTGCAAAAATTTTACCGATGCATCAACAACCTCCGCAGTTTCTTCTCAATTCTCAAGGCTTGCCTTTGGGCTCGGAAAACAATAACTTACAACCACAGCCTTTGTTACAAGAGCAATTATTCAATGGGTCTGTAACCTTTCAACAGCAAGGAAATGTCTCTGTACCTGTATTCAACCAACAACCACAACAACTGCAACACCAGAATCATCACTCAGGTCCAACTGGGTTCAACAGCGTTCTACATGGttacaataataacaacaatgTTCATGGTAACAACAGTAACTCTGCaaacgaaaaagaacaatgtCCCTTTCCACTGCCACCGCCAGGCATTAATGATAAAGAGGATTCTTTAAAAGGGATCATCGAATTCTTTAAAGCAAATGCCGATGAATATCAaatgaattctttgatAACGAAATCATTGAACCATGAAGGAACTTCAGATACCCAAAATTTTGGCCCTCTACCTGAACCGTTATCCGTCAGGGAATTTGATCCACCAAAATTACGCGAACTGAGAAAATCCATCGATTCCAACTCATTTTCTGATTTAGAAATCGAACAATTAGCGATTGCCATGCTTGATGAATTGCCAGAACTAAGTTCGGACTATTTAGGTAACACCATTGTACAAAAGTTATTCGAACACTCGTCAGATATCATCAAAGACATCATGCTAAGGAAAACAAGCAAGTACTTGACTTCCATGGGTGTTCACAAAAACGGAACGTGGGCATGTCAAAAAATGATCACGATGGCTCATACTCCAAGACAAATCATGCAAGTAGCCCAAGGTGTTAAAGATTACTGTACTCCATTAATCAATGATCAGTTTGGGAACTACGTTATTCAATGTGTTTTGAAGTTTGGATTCCCCTGGAATcagttcatttttgaaagcatAATAGCCAACTTTTGGGTTACTGTTCAGAACAGATACGGTGCAAGGGCTGTCAGAGCTTGCTTAGAGGCACATGATATCATAACTCAGGAACAATCGGTAGTCTTGAGCGCAATGATTGTTGTATATGCTGAATATCTAAGCACCAATAGCAATGGGGCGTTGCTGGTGACGTGGTTTTTAGATACCAGCGTTTTGCCCAATAGACATTCTATCTTAGCACCAAGACTAACCAAAAGAATAGTTGAGCTATGTGGTCATAGATTAGCTTCTTTGACTATTTTAAAGATCTTGAACTACAGAGGAGACGATAATGCCAGAAAAATCATCCTAGATTCCTTATTTGGGAACATAAAAATCTCACCCGATTCTTTGCCGCCAAACGAATTGAAGAGACTCCTATGTGAGACGAGCTATGGTCCCACATTTGTTCATAAAGTTTTGGCAATGCCCTTGTTAGAAGACGATTTAAGGGCTCACATCATCAAACAGGTCAGAAATGTGTTGATAGATTCTACTCCAATGCAACCAAGTCGCCGTTTATTGGAGGAAGTCGGGTTAGCATTACCATCAAGTACCCATAACAAGACaaaacagcaacaacaacagcatcATAACAATAGCATTTCGCACGTGTTTGCCACTCCGGATGCATCTGGACAACATATAAGAGGTCTTTCTGTTTCTAGTGTTAAAAGCGGTGGATCCAAACATACCACGATGAATACCGCGGTAAACACCGGCTCTTCAGCCTCCGCATTATCACCAGGCCAGCCATTGAATGTCAACTCCACAATGGGCTATTTCAGCTATCCAGGCGTCTTCCCCGCCAGTGGATTTTCAGGTAACGCCAATAATGGATATACTATCAATAGTGATGACTTGAGTTCCCAATTCGATATGCTAAACTTCAATAATGGGACCCGTTTATCTTTGCCACAATTGAGTTTGACCAACCATAACAACACTACTACAGAGTTATTGAATAGTATTGGTGCCTCTAAAACCCCaaagaacaataataacaagaaGAACTATAACGACGATAATGCCGCTTTTGAAACTATGACTTTACATTCTGCAAACTGA
- the BUD4 gene encoding Bud4p (similar to Saccharomyces cerevisiae BUD4 (YJR092W); ancestral locus Anc_7.463): MREAETTVDSLLKEIDNEMEQTKSNAMQKTTEDTSPDWKLPLQEIGDETMEMLVKHNTRSNSHAVDNRDGSPSRKSVTPNERFALSLSGVNSDLEEFPAAIHQERLKNSIANGSPRSTTSPKVLNNLKNMAHDIDDLTRDEESPATLSGSSLKFTLKSTQPLLSFPESPIHKSSIEIETNYDDGEEEEDAYTYLAQSPQILHSPSRIPITNAVSINKLNLDFSLTANDSDRRLSSDTSADSTEHELDTRTIPELPCCMSSTPEMTPVDEKCHVSGNLPHTKRKSHSDTRSPTASVEDLNISVGLPGTDDHPSNAVTTDTDVLIKRDLVKDLQRNRNHVNEAFVEKKILGECCEKKSVDFLGNNDTKSIEDHNNEVNDNNQGNLPVNVVGSTESAPLDHTESKFSDIDIRADNASETFTDVSISKRPEDGHINDYKGGEQEDLHHDKPFRENDHTIEQPAITLQKDTPEERSIELNDENEIPGNSDFGEVDHKIVRVEENQPVQGVKVLEDGGKAHDSRNDTDHGEDSKANDTSMEGAAEENKSSPLGNNFSVTTNGDEDKDEEKNDGTEDKNIREEEEGEQVPLLPPLPRLEAIQFSEPFTDENDTSSDSIDLTRSMKPSDYISIWHIQEEEIKSTSPESVANSQFSQQSSMTNASTIGSKKENDSTTFTFKPRIVSRSRIYNPKNRAPSLNYYDSDNYILSNGEWNALDPMRRNTLISKKIQDNIRTQKKLTPSIRPNIMKLHIENSDFQNYIFEEEQLQETEDVLLNEHASEQDITTNIYSVEQDLSTNTQNEPEISTREIENAGDITFNKNDLLSLSVDEELGQDFANFLDALDHDSTSFNHALDDVTGSNRDSSKKSFNSLWENNYELKPPPSIRNQSISPDVLQILLKSDSENDSGLENDKEEGISAPRTGLGIGTLKTPVKDVSIALAASIRGYEASFSDTDFHPEDTANSAAMTLNMFDSFEENSITPCTPTRSISPIKRHISSPFKVIKAGNKQNGDEINVKSEEEVESVKRIDVGSLKPVTPPPLTQTKEEVGTQLQESDDDVEEDFPDMGTLYLTVKGISTLSLYGTKSHRATYAIVFDNGENVIQTPWEALPYDGNIRINKEFELPINFVMNSESSSAISKENNYKKCVVTLKCKYRRPQHELVEVVDKVPVGKSFFGKTKYKFEKKYVQEKAKQDDWDFLFAQDGSFASCEIEIDDEFLNKVAFSNKRTRYDMINKWSRIADNIHTSKKLYELPRRAPHRVASLDVEACFLQRTAALEQFPKKLTLVNRIVSKYKLQQDIHKEGYLLQDGGDLKGTIENRLFKLHGSQLSGYHEISGKAKIDINLLKVTKVLRNEDIETDNDGQRNFTDWVLFNECFQLVFDDGERITFNAECSKEEKNSWYNKLKEVIDLNAFHQPWVKKLGEKLLM; the protein is encoded by the coding sequence ATGCGCGAAGCAGAGACCACCGTAGACTCTTTACTGAAAGAGATAGATAATGAAATGGAACAAACAAAGTCCAATGCTATGCAGAAAACTACTGAAGATACTTCCCCCGATTGGAAGCTTCCACTGCAGGAAATAGGCGACGAAACCATGGAAATGCTGGTCAAACATAATACTAGGTCGAATTCTCATGCGGTGGACAATAGAGACGGATCACCTTCTAGGAAATCTGTCACCCCTAATGAGAGGTTCGCTTTGAGCCTCTCGGGTGTGAACTCCGACCTTGAAGAGTTCCCGGCAGCAATACACCAGGAACGGCTAAAAAATTCGATTGCCAATGGCTCTCCTCGCTCCACCACTTCTCCTAAGGTGCTCAataatctgaaaaatatggCTCACGATATAGACGATCTGACTCGCGATGAGGAAAGCCCCGCGACACTAAGTGGCTCATCATTAAAATTTACTTTGAAATCGACGCAACCGCTGCTCTCGTTTCCAGAATCACCCATTCATAAAAGTTCTATCGAAATCGAAACGAATTATGACGACGgagaagaggaggaagatgCATACACATACTTGGCACAGTCACCCCAAATATTACACTCCCCGTCAAGGATTCCGATAACGAACGCCGTGTCTATTAATAAGCTCAATCTCGATTTCTCATTAACTGCCAACGATTCTGACAGAAGGCTGTCATCTGATACTTCGGCAGACAGTACAGAACACGAGCTTGATACGAGAACAATTCCAGAACTGCCATGTTGCATGTCATCTACCCCCGAAATGACCCCAGTAGATGAGAAATGCCATGTTTCAGGTAATTTACCGCAcacgaaaaggaaatcgCATTCGGATACAAGATCGCCAACGGCGTCCGTGGAAGATTTGAATATCTCAGTGGGTCTACCAGGGACCGACGATCATCCAAGTAACGCAGTCACTACTGATACAGACGTGCTTATCAAGAGAGATTTAGTGAAAGACTTACAACGCAACAGGAATCATGTCAATGAGGCATTcgttgaaaagaaaattcttggCGAATGCTGCGAGAAGAAGTCTGTAGATTTCTTGGGCAATAATGACACCAAGTCTATCGAAGATCACAATAACGAAGTAAATGACAATAATCAAGGTAATTTGCCAGTAAATGTTGTAGGCTCCACGGAGAGTGCCCCTCTCGATCACACGGAATCCAAATTCAGCGATATTGATATCCGAGCTGATAATGCATCCGAAACTTTTACAGATGTTTCGATATCTAAAAGGCCAGAGGACGGTCACATTAACGACTATAAAGGAGGGGAACAAGAAGACTTGCACCACGATAAACCTTTTCGGGAAAATGATCATACAATCGAACAGCCAGCTATAACTCTCCAAAAGGATACACCAGAGGAAAGGTCTATAGAATTAAACGACGAAAACGAAATTCCTGGAAATTCCGATTTTGGTGAAGTTGACCACAAGATAGTTCGTGTTGAGGAGAATCAGCCTGTACAAGGAGTAAAGGTTCTGGAAGATGGCGGAAAAGCGCATGACAGCAGAAATGATACTGACCATGGAGAGGACTCTAAGGCGAACGATACGTCAATGGAAGGAGctgctgaagaaaataaatcatcGCCTTTAGGTAATAACTTTTCGGTGACCACGAACGGTGACGAAGACAAggacgaagaaaagaacgaTGGAACTGAGgataaaaatattagagaagaggaggaaggAGAACAGGTGCCACTCTTACCACCTTTGCCTAGGCTGGAAGCAATTCAATTCAGTGAGCCGTTTACAGATGAAAACGATACCTCCAGTGATTCCATTGATCTAACCAGATCTATGAAACCTTCGGATTACATTTCTATATGGCATatccaagaagaagaaatcaagtCTACTTCACCAGAATCTGTAGCAAATTCCCAATTTTCACAACAGTCTTCAATGACCAACGCATCCACCATTGgttcaaagaaagaaaatgattcGACGACTTTTACATTTAAACCTAGAATAGTAAGCAGGAGTAGGATCTATAATCCAAAAAACAGAGCACCGTCATTGAACTATTACGACAGTGACAATTATATTCTAAGCAACGGTGAATGGAATGCGTTGGACCCCATGAGAAGAAATACTCTGATATCCAAAAAGATCCAAGATAATATAAGAACTCAAAAGAAACTTACTCCATCTATAAGACCAAATATTATGAAGCTTCACATCGAAAACTCCGATTTCCAgaattatatttttgaagaagaacaattGCAGGAGACAGAAGATGTTTTGTTGAATGAGCATGCAAGTGAACAAGACATTACGACAAATATCTATTCAGTCGAACAAGACTTGTCAACGAATACCCAGAATGAGCCTGAGATTTCCACACGTGAAATAGAAAACGCGGGTGATATAACATTTAATAAGAACGATTTATTGTCTTTATCCGTTGATGAGGAATTGGGTCAAGATTTTGCCAACTTCCTAGATGCACTAGATCATGATTCTACATCTTTCAACCATGCACTAGATGATGTAACCGGTTCTAATAGAGACAGTTCGAAGAAGAGTTTCAACTCCCTTTGGGAAAACAATTATGAACTGAAACCTCCACCTTCCATAAGAAACCAATCTATTTCACCAGATGTACTCCAaatattgttgaaatcaGATAGTGAAAATGATAGTGGAttggaaaatgataaagaagagGGTATCAGTGCGCCACGAACTGGACTGGGTATTGGAACGCTGAAAACACCAGTCAAAGATGTTTCAATTGCACTAGCTGCAAGCATTAGAGGGTACGAAGCAAGTTTCAGCGATACCGATTTTCATCCAGAGGATACGGCCAATAGTGCAGCCATGACTTTGAACATGTTCGACAGCTTCGAAGAAAATAGTATTACTCCTTGCACTCCAACTCGTAGTATAAGTCCAATAAAGCGTCATATTAGTAGTCCTTTCAAAGTTATCAAGGCTGGAAACAAACAGAATGGTGATGAGATAAATGTAAAgtctgaagaagaagtagagTCGGTGAAGCGGATCGATGTTGGTAGTTTGAAACCAGTTACACCCCCACCGTTAACGCAAACAAAAGAGGAAGTGGGAACCCAACTTCAAGAatcagatgatgatgttgaagaagattttccAGATATGGGAACACTTTATTTGACGGTAAAGGGAATTTCTACACTTTCATTATACGGTACAAAAAGTCATAGAGCAACGTATGCGattgtttttgataacGGAGAGAATGTCATTCAGACACCCTGGGAAGCACTTCCGTATGACGGCAACATAAGGATTAATAAGGAATTCGAGTTGCCCATAAACTTTGTGATGAATAGTGAATCTTCGTCTGCCATttcgaaagaaaacaaCTATAAAAAATGCGTTGTCACGTTGAAATGTAAATATAGGAGACCTCAACATGAATTGGTAGAAGTCGTAGACAAGGTACCGGTCGGTAAAAGTTTCTTTGGTAAGACAAAgtataaatttgaaaagaaatatgtGCAGGAAAAAGCTAAGCAAGATGATTGggattttttatttgccCAAGATGGTTCATTTGCCTCTTGTGAAATCGAGATTGATGacgaatttttgaacaaagtTGCATTCAGCAATAAGCGTACGCGTTACGATATGATCAACAAGTGGAGCAGAATTGCTGACAATATTCATacctcaaaaaaattgtatgAACTACCACGCAGGGCGCCTCATAGAGTAGCTTCATTGGATGTGGAAGCATGTTTTCTACAAAGAACTGCCGCCCTCGAACAATTTCccaaaaaattgacattAGTTAACAGGATTGTTTCCAAATACAAACTGCAACAAGATATTCATAAAGAAGGTTATTTATTGCAAGATGGTGGTGATTTAAAGGGAACGATAGAAAATAGGCTTTTTAAACTGCATGGTTCACAATTGTCTGGTTACCACGAAATCTCCGGGAAAGCCAAGATTGATATCAACTTACTGAAAGTTACAAAAGTACTGCGTAACGAAGATATCGAAACGGATAATGATGGACAAAGGAATTTCACAGATTGGGTGTTATTTAACGAATGCTTCCAGCTGGTCTTTGATGATGGCGAAAGAATTACATTCAACGCAGAATGTtccaaagaagagaaaaacagTTGGTATAATAAGTTGAAAGAAGTTATTGACTTAAATGCTTTTCACCAACCTTGGGTAAAAAAACTTGGTGAAAAACTGCTTATGTAG
- the FIP1 gene encoding cleavage polyadenylation factor subunit FIP1 (similar to Saccharomyces cerevisiae FIP1 (YJR093C); ancestral locus Anc_7.464), whose product MSSSEDEDDKFLYGSDSELALPSSKRSRIDGPGDDATNNPGIVKRQKLDSSEEAVPTIAKDDHSDEDIYSDSSNNDSDSDLEIIISTGPDPTRLDAKLLGSYSSTTTPSSKDVISVATDVSTTVTKTLDERLITEGETDQGVTAATSKATEGEGNLPKAMVGSIDLDKEGIFDSVGITTIDPEVLKEKPWRQPGANLSDYFNYGFNEFTWMEYLHRHEKLLQDYNPRRILMGLLSLQQQGKLNSVNDTESNLGNMIDNKNNNLNSSNMPNLNSNMGNSMSGTPNPPPPPMHPSFPPLPMFGSFPPFPMPGMMPPMNQQSNQNQNSK is encoded by the coding sequence ATGAGCTCTAGtgaagacgaagacgaCAAGTTCTTATACGGCTCCGACTCGGAGTTAGCGTTACCTTCATCTAAAAGATCTAGAATTGACGGGCCTGGAGACGATGCTACCAATAATCCTGGTATAGTCAAGAGACAAAAATTGGACTCTTCCGAAGAAGCTGTTCCAACTATAGCCAAGGACGACCattctgatgaagatatatATTCAGACTCCTCAAACAACGATAGTGATTCCGATTTAGAAATTATCATAAGTACAGGGCCTGATCCTACGAGGCTGGACGCGAAACTTCTGGGTTCCTATTCAAGTACAACAACACCTTCAAGCAAAGATGTAATTAGCGTAGCTACCGACGTATCTACCACCGTCACAAAAACACTAGATGAAAGACTAATAACGGAAGGCGAAACAGATCAAGGCGTAACCGCGGCCACATCGAAAGCTACAGAAGGCGAAGGAAACCTACCGAAAGCAATGGTTGGTTCTATTGATTTGGATAAAGAGGGCATTTTTGATAGCGTTGGTATAACGACAATAGATCCTGAAGTGCTAAAGGAAAAGCCTTGGAGACAACCAGGAGCCAACTTGAGTGATTATTTCAATTATGGGTTTAACGAGTTTACCTGGATGGAATATTTGCATAgacatgaaaaattattgcAGGATTACAATCCCAGGAGAATCCTAATGGGCTTGTTGTCCCTTCAACAACAAGGGAAGTTGAACTCTGTCAACGATACAGAATCAAACCTCGGAAATATGATTGacaacaagaacaacaacCTTAATAGTTCAAATATGCCCAATCTGAACAGTAATATGGGCAATAGCATGTCTGGAACGCCAAATCCTCCCCCGCCACCAATGCATCCTAGCTTCCCACCGCTACCTATGTTTGGTAGTTTCCCACCATTCCCCATGCCAGGTATGATGCCGCCTATGAACCAGCAGTCAaaccaaaatcaaaattcGAAATGA
- the IME1 gene encoding transcription factor IME1 (similar to Saccharomyces cerevisiae IME1 (YJR094C); ancestral locus Anc_7.465), translating into MQAAVHGKLHAALEDDLSFFFPFEQQQQQPGIYNDTTINQQERPCFSFGSTISSKSWHFEKSDNPPSTQLQHLVHTQPIHLISPQILFNEEFLNLENIDSQSHSKGTKAAKGNVTKTASGKQKKSSGSTRSSSFTSLFSNDDTASTYRSSYNNNDIFQKSNDNDNDFDITDSKKYETNTNLQKDIKIFQQNLEFNEFAYGQDYYPQTTNYTYSKPSNAHDSVNTKSMDLYYPHQCQYLPHMESIHSFNNRHYGNNKSVNCNKNNIPQNNNNYNNDNGPDNIYEADPFIDEPQVPTYYYPLEIAFDIEKSPPPQLQKLNSEELEFLKTLNAKLSRYTSAYSFSASNDQDYYDKVRFQEISYKFSKTYS; encoded by the coding sequence ATGCAAGCAGCCGTCCATGGGAAACTTCATGCCGCTTTAGAAGACgatctttccttttttttcccttttgagcaacaacaacaacaaccaGGTATTTATAATGACACAACTATTAATCAGCAAGAACGTCCTTGTTTCTCCTTTGGATCCACAATCTCTTCTAAGAGCTggcattttgaaaaatcagaTAACCCTCCCTCTACACAATTGCAGCATTTAGTCCACACACAACCAATTCACTTGATTAGTCCTCAGATTTTATTCAACGAAGAATTTCTAAATCTGGAAAACATCGATTCTCAATCGCATTCCAAAGGAACCAAAGCTGCAAAGGGCAACGTAACTAAAACAGCATCTGgaaagcaaaagaagagcTCTGGCAGTACaagatcttcttcttttacaTCGCTTTTCTCTAATGACGATACAGCTTCCACGTATCGTTCATCCTACAACAACAATGATATCTTCCAAAAgagtaatgataatgataatgatttCGATATTACTGACTCAAAGAAATATGAAACTAATACAAACTTACAAAAGGAtattaaaatatttcagCAAAATCTcgaattcaatgaatttgcATACGGACAGGATTATTACCCACAAACTACAAACTATACTTATTCCAAACCCTCAAATGCTCATGATTCAGTAAATACTAAAAGCATGGATTTGTACTACCCGCACCAATGTCAATATTTACCTCATATGGAAAGTATACATTCATTTAATAATCGTCATTACGGCAACAATAAAAGCGTCAATTgtaacaaaaataatattccacaaaataataataactaCAACAATGACAATGGTCCTGATAACATTTATGAGGCAGATCCCTTTATAGATGAACCACAAGTGCCAACATACTATTATCCATTAGAGATTGCTTTTGATATCGAAAAGTCACCACCACCACAActacaaaaattgaattcGGAAGAATTAGAGTTTCTGAAAACACTGAATGCCAAACTATCAAGGTACACCTCTGCTTATTCTTTTAGCGCATCTAATGATCAAGATTATTACGATAAGGTCAggtttcaagaaatctctTACAAATTTAGTAAAACATACTCctga
- the RPL43B gene encoding 60S ribosomal protein eL43 (similar to Saccharomyces cerevisiae RPL43B (YJR094W-A) and RPL43A (YPR043W); ancestral locus Anc_7.466), with translation MAKRTKKVGITGKYGVRYGSSLRRQVKKLEIQQHARYDCSFCGKKTVKRGAAGIWSCSSCKKTVAGGAYTVSTAAAATVRSTIRRLREMVEA, from the exons at ggctaaaagaacaaagaaggTCGGTATCACAGGTAAATATGGTGTCCGTTATGGTTCGTCATTGAGAAGACAAGtcaagaaattggaaatcCAACAACATGCCAGATATGACTGTTCCTTCTGTGGTAAGAAGACTGTCAAGAGAGGCGCTGCCGGTATCTGGTCATGTTCTTCTTGTAAGAAGACCGTTGCCGGTGGTGCTTACACCGTCTCcactgctgctgctgctacTGTTAGATCTACCATCAGAAGATTAAGAGAAATGGTTGAAGCCTAG